One Bradyrhizobium manausense DNA segment encodes these proteins:
- the mtnA gene encoding S-methyl-5-thioribose-1-phosphate isomerase → MKVDGKHFRSIWRERDGWSVGAIDQRRLPHEFIIARLTSCDDAAVAIRDMLVRGAPLIGATAAYGMALAMRDDASDAGLKHAYDTLVVTRPTAINLKWALDEMRAVLAPIDPVERAEAAYARADEIVEQDVEINRGIAGNGLKLIEAIAARKKPGETVNVLTHCNAGWLATVDWGTATAPIYLAHERGIKIHVWVDETRPRNQGASLTAWELGHHGVPHTVIPDNTGGHLMQHGMVDLAIVGTDRVAANGDVCNKIGTYLKALAAHDNGVPFYVALPSPTIDFAVNDGIRDIPIEQRSGIEVTDMTGRTADGRLETVRIVPEGSPVANYAFDVTPARLVTGLITERGVLKPDRASLAAAFPERIATAAE, encoded by the coding sequence ATGAAGGTCGACGGCAAGCATTTCCGCAGCATTTGGCGCGAACGTGACGGCTGGTCCGTCGGCGCAATCGATCAGCGTCGGCTGCCGCACGAGTTCATCATCGCAAGGCTGACCTCGTGCGACGACGCAGCGGTGGCGATCCGCGACATGCTGGTGCGCGGCGCGCCGCTGATCGGCGCGACTGCGGCTTACGGCATGGCTCTCGCGATGCGCGATGACGCCTCGGACGCCGGCCTGAAGCACGCTTACGACACGCTGGTCGTGACGCGGCCGACCGCGATCAATCTGAAATGGGCGCTTGACGAGATGCGCGCGGTGCTCGCGCCGATCGATCCTGTCGAACGGGCGGAAGCGGCTTACGCCCGCGCCGACGAGATCGTCGAGCAGGATGTCGAGATCAACCGCGGTATTGCCGGCAACGGCCTGAAGCTGATCGAAGCAATCGCGGCGAGGAAGAAGCCGGGCGAAACGGTCAACGTGCTGACCCATTGTAATGCCGGCTGGCTCGCCACCGTCGACTGGGGCACTGCGACGGCACCGATCTATCTCGCGCACGAGCGCGGCATCAAGATCCATGTCTGGGTCGACGAGACCCGCCCGCGCAACCAGGGCGCCTCGCTTACCGCATGGGAGCTCGGCCACCACGGCGTGCCGCACACGGTGATCCCCGATAATACCGGCGGGCATCTGATGCAGCATGGCATGGTCGATCTTGCCATCGTTGGCACCGACCGCGTCGCTGCCAATGGCGATGTCTGCAACAAGATCGGTACCTATCTGAAAGCGCTCGCCGCGCATGACAATGGCGTGCCCTTCTATGTCGCGCTGCCTTCGCCGACGATCGATTTCGCCGTCAACGACGGCATTCGCGACATCCCGATCGAGCAGCGCAGCGGCATTGAAGTGACCGACATGACCGGCCGTACCGCCGATGGTCGCCTGGAGACAGTGCGTATCGTGCCAGAGGGTTCGCCGGTTGCGAATTACGCTTTCGACGTTACCCCGGCGCGCCTTGTCACCGGTCTCATCACCGAGCGTGGTGTGCTGAAGCCGGATCGTGCTTCGCTTGCAGCCGCGTTCCCAGAACGGATCGCGACTGCGGCCGAATAA
- a CDS encoding HAD-IA family hydrolase translates to MAIEAVIFDFGGVLTSSPFEAFSRFETERGLPIDIIRRTNAANHLENAWARFERAEVDIETFDKLFAAESLALGAEVGGRDVLPLLQGDLRPEMVEALKRIKAKFKTGCITNNLPANAIGSMTGRSLYIAEVMVLFDHVIESAKIGLRKPDPRIYQLMVETLKVDPKKCVYLDDLGVNLKPAREMGMTTIKVANGAQAIAELEAATGLRLG, encoded by the coding sequence GTGGCGATCGAGGCTGTGATCTTTGATTTTGGCGGCGTGTTGACGAGCTCGCCATTCGAGGCGTTTTCGCGATTCGAGACTGAGCGCGGCTTGCCGATCGACATCATCCGGCGCACCAACGCCGCCAATCACCTCGAAAATGCATGGGCGAGGTTCGAGCGCGCCGAAGTCGACATCGAAACTTTCGATAAGCTGTTCGCGGCGGAATCGCTTGCGCTCGGCGCCGAGGTGGGCGGACGCGACGTGCTGCCATTGCTCCAGGGCGATCTGCGCCCCGAGATGGTCGAGGCGCTGAAGCGCATCAAGGCCAAATTCAAGACCGGCTGCATCACCAACAATCTGCCGGCCAACGCCATCGGCAGCATGACCGGCCGCTCGCTCTACATCGCCGAGGTGATGGTGCTGTTCGACCACGTCATCGAATCGGCCAAGATTGGCCTGCGCAAGCCGGATCCGCGCATTTACCAGCTGATGGTGGAGACGCTGAAGGTCGATCCGAAGAAATGCGTTTATCTCGACGACCTCGGCGTCAATCTGAAGCCGGCGCGCGAAATGGGCATGACCACGATCAAGGTTGCGAACGGCGCACAGGCGATCGCGGAGCTCGAGGCGGCAACGGGATTGAGGCTGGGGTAG